A part of Deltaproteobacteria bacterium genomic DNA contains:
- a CDS encoding MFS transporter, with amino-acid sequence MRKKIFYGWWIVLATHIICLLGFGTWLYSFGVFFKPMMIEFGWTRAMTAGAASLRSVEGGVAGPVVGWAVDKYGARVIIIIGAVISGLGFVLMPFIKSLLGFYLIYGFLLSIGMSAMLYIPAFTVIAKWFQRRLTLANALLAAGAGFGGLICAPIVAVLITHYGWRFAFLVMGIAIWVIVIPLALVVRDSPEEMGLRPDGDPPDSEDQEAEDSILDAKAEPSTASGTVDFTLRQALSSSAFWFISLAFFFQSMAHSVVFVHAVPALTDVGISMEKAAFAIGLLTLVSVVGRLSFGFLGDIITKRYLFMVSYSLMGTGVLILMNARTMPMVYVFIALFGVGFGGNVPLMAAIRAEYFGRLALGKIQGFMTPVTMLAGAIGPISAGYLFDTTGTYRLAFLLTGLATFLAAVVMFFARPARLPKGPTVQGTRNLK; translated from the coding sequence ATGAGGAAGAAGATATTTTACGGATGGTGGATTGTCCTTGCGACACACATCATCTGCCTGCTGGGCTTTGGGACATGGCTTTATAGCTTTGGCGTGTTTTTCAAACCCATGATGATCGAGTTCGGCTGGACGCGGGCCATGACCGCCGGCGCGGCTTCCCTGCGCAGCGTCGAGGGCGGGGTCGCCGGGCCGGTTGTTGGCTGGGCCGTGGACAAGTATGGGGCGCGCGTCATCATTATCATCGGCGCGGTCATATCCGGCCTCGGCTTTGTCTTGATGCCGTTTATCAAATCGCTTTTAGGTTTTTACCTGATCTACGGCTTTTTACTGTCTATCGGGATGAGCGCCATGCTTTACATCCCGGCCTTTACCGTGATTGCCAAATGGTTTCAGCGCCGGTTGACTTTAGCCAATGCCTTGCTCGCGGCTGGCGCCGGGTTCGGCGGTCTGATCTGCGCCCCCATCGTGGCGGTGCTCATCACGCATTACGGGTGGCGCTTCGCCTTCCTGGTTATGGGCATCGCGATCTGGGTCATAGTGATACCGCTGGCGCTGGTGGTCAGAGACAGTCCGGAAGAGATGGGGCTCAGGCCTGACGGCGATCCACCCGATAGCGAGGATCAGGAGGCGGAGGATTCTATATTAGACGCCAAGGCAGAACCCTCAACAGCCTCGGGAACAGTAGATTTTACCCTTAGGCAGGCTCTTTCTTCGTCCGCCTTCTGGTTCATATCTCTGGCCTTCTTTTTTCAAAGCATGGCCCATTCTGTCGTGTTTGTTCACGCGGTGCCGGCGCTGACCGACGTGGGCATATCCATGGAAAAGGCCGCCTTCGCCATCGGTCTTCTGACTCTCGTCAGCGTGGTAGGCCGACTTTCCTTCGGCTTTTTGGGCGATATAATCACCAAGCGCTATTTGTTCATGGTTTCCTACAGTCTCATGGGCACCGGCGTCCTGATCCTGATGAACGCGCGCACCATGCCCATGGTTTATGTCTTTATCGCCCTGTTCGGCGTTGGTTTCGGAGGCAACGTTCCCTTGATGGCAGCCATTCGCGCCGAATACTTCGGCCGTCTGGCCCTGGGGAAAATCCAGGGCTTCATGACGCCGGTGACCATGCTCGCAGGCGCGATCGGGCCTATTTCAGCCGGTTACCTCTTTGACACCACCGGGACGTATCGTCTCGCCTTCTTATTAACCGGGCTGGCAACCTTTTTGGCCGCGGTGGTCATGTTTTTCGCCCGCCCGGCCAGGCTCCCCAAAGGACCGACGGTTCAGGGAACTCGAAATTTAAAGTAA
- a CDS encoding isoprenylcysteine carboxylmethyltransferase family protein, with protein MKLPNDKPDITRGILKRAIQIVVQLLIQGAILFLSSGRLDWWMAWVYLSVIIVAICVNAFFLIRRNPELIAERAQMKKDTKGWDKILGSLYIITSIMVVLLIAGLDTRFGWSLQIPLTLQLIALAIGVLGFSFANWALVSNAFFSGTVRIQTERGHTVVSSGPYRFVRHPGYAGWTVFNIATPIILGSLWASVPAGLATLILIVRTELEDRTLKNELEGYRDYAARVRCRLVPGVW; from the coding sequence TTGAAACTACCAAATGACAAACCTGATATCACCAGAGGGATTTTAAAGCGGGCGATTCAGATCGTGGTTCAACTGCTAATCCAGGGGGCTATCTTGTTCTTGTCTTCGGGCCGCCTGGACTGGTGGATGGCGTGGGTCTATCTCAGCGTCATTATAGTCGCTATATGCGTGAACGCATTTTTCCTGATCAGAAGAAACCCGGAATTGATAGCAGAACGCGCGCAGATGAAAAAGGACACCAAGGGCTGGGACAAGATACTCGGCAGTCTTTACATCATTACCTCGATCATGGTTGTGCTGCTCATTGCCGGGCTGGACACGCGCTTCGGGTGGTCGCTGCAGATTCCTCTGACGCTCCAACTGATCGCGCTGGCGATCGGTGTTCTGGGTTTTAGCTTTGCAAACTGGGCCCTGGTGTCAAACGCCTTTTTTTCCGGGACGGTGCGAATCCAGACTGAGCGGGGCCATACCGTTGTCTCCAGCGGGCCTTACCGGTTCGTGCGCCATCCCGGTTACGCCGGGTGGACGGTTTTCAACATTGCAACACCGATAATACTTGGCTCCCTGTGGGCCTCTGTCCCGGCGGGGCTGGCGACGCTCATTCTCATCGTCCGCACCGAGCTTGAGGACAGGACGCTTAAGAATGAACTCGAAGGCTACAGGGATTATGCCGCGCGGGTGCGTTGCCGTCTCGTGCCGGGTGTCTGGTAA